The genomic DNA CCGTGGATCAGCCGGGCGAACACATCCGCGTAGCTGCCGCCCGCCGCCGCGGCGCTCAGTACGCGCCGGCGCACGCGCTCGACGTGCTCGGCGGGCGCGTCGAAGGCGTCCAGCAGGGCGAGGGCCTGCGCCGTGTAGTCGTCCCGCCACGGCAGCCGGCCCACCGGGCGGCCCTGGGGCAGGTCGAAGGTGACGTGGTGCAGCGTCTCGGACAGGTCGAGCAGGGTGGTCGACGCGACCTCGGCCGCGTCGTGGTCCTGGCTGGCGATCCAGTACACGGCCACCACGGGCGCGTCCTCGGTGTCGAGCTGACGGGCCAGCAGCGCGGCGTCCGCGCCCTTGTGCACGGAGTACGCCGGGCCGGTCAGGGCGCCCGCCTGCTGGCCCGTCACGACCACCCGCGACGCCGGATGCGCCAGCCGCCCGAGCTGCGCCTCGACGTTCGCATCCAGCGTGCCCAGCGCCGCGTGGTACGCCCGCAGCGCTCCCACCAGCGCGTCCCGGTCGATGTCCGGCCGGGGGCTGGCCGCCGCGCCTGTCAGGTCTCCGGGCCGCAGCCGGACGAAGTCGCCCAGCCCTCCCGCCATGTACTCCGCCGCCACACTCCGCGCCACTCCGATCCCATTCCTTCCCACCCGGACGGCTCCGTCCGGGCAGCTCAACTCGACTTCAGTGTTCGGCCGTCACGCCCGCACGGTCAGCGCAGCGGCTCCTGCATCGCGCGCGTCAGACCGTCCTTGTCCGTCAGGACGATGCGGCGGTAGCCGATGTCCAGTAGGCCGCGCGTGCGGAAATCTCCCAGCAGCTTCGTGATCGTCTCGCGCGTGCTGCCCACCACGTGCGCGAGGTCCTGGTGCGACACACGGTCGCGCAGGGCCAGCGTGCCGCCCGGCGGCCATCCGCCCTCGCGCTCCGCGAGGTTCAGCAGCGCCAGCGCCAGCCGCTGCGAGACCTCCAGGAACACCAGGCCCGACAGCCGCTCCTGCACGCCGCGCGTCTGCCGGGTGAGCTGCTCGCCCAGCGCGACCGCCACCGACGGCTGCGACTGCCGCACGCGCGACAGCACGTCCTGGCCCAGCAGCAGCGCCTCGGTGTCGTCCATCGCCTCGGCGTACATGCCGTAGCGCGCGCCCGGCGTGAGGCTGCCCACGCCCAGCAGGTCGCCCGGTCCGTGGACGTCCAGCGTCACCTCGCGCGCGCCGGAGCCGAGCCGGTACAGCCGCACCGCGCCGCGCGTGAGGAGAAACAGCGTCTCGGCCGCGTCCTCCGGGTGGAACAGCAGACCGCCGCGCGACCAGCGGCCGGCGCGGCCGGCACTCTGCAGTTGCGCCTGCGCGTCTGCAGGCAACACACCAAACGCTCCGGGCAACATGCGTAGCAGTATGCCGTACCCGCCGGGCCCACAGCGCACGGCCGCGCCGCCGCGCATTACAATTCCCGCAGCATGACCGTCCCGACCCTGCCGCCCCGGCTGTCGCTGTTTGACCTGCCGCTCGATCCCGTCACGCTCGACCACGCACTGGACACGCTGGGCGGGTGGATGTTCCGGGACGCGCGTACGCCGCACACGGTCGTCACTCTGAACCCGGAATTCATCGTGCAGTGCCAGAGCCAGCCGGACTTCGTGGCGGCGATCCAGGCGGCGGATCTGGTGACGGCCGACGGCGTGGGCATCGTGTGGGCCGCCCGGCAACTGCTGCACCAGGACGTGCCGCGCGCGCCCGGCTACGACCTCGTGAAGGGATTAATGGAACGCCACCGGGGCGACCTGAAGGTGTTCATGCTGGGCTCCAAGCCCGGGGTGGCCGAACTCGCCGCGCAGAATGCCGTGCGCGACTACGGCATCCAGGTGGCGGGGACGCACCACGGCTACTTCGACCTGCCCGAGGACCAGCGGGTCGCGGAACTCGTGCAAGGCAGCGGCGCGCATCTGCTGCTGACGGCCATGGGCGCCCGGCGGCAGGAGACCTTCAACCAGTACTGGCGGCAGGTGATGGGCGTGCCCGTCATGATCGGCTGCGGCGGCGTGCTGGATGTGCTGGCGGGCAGCGCGCAACTCGCGCCGGACTGGACGCGCCGGATGGGCGTCGAGTGGATCTGGCGGGTGGCCGGCGACCGCAAGCGCTGGGGCCGCGCGCCCCGGCTGTTTCAGTTCACGCAGATGGTGCAGGCGGAGAAACGCAGGCCGCGCTGAGGCTCATTTGGCGACGGTGGCCAGCGCTCCGTCCAGCAGCTCCAGCATCTCAGCCACTTCCGCCGACGTGATGCTCAGCGGCGGACCCAGCAGCAGGTGGTCGCCGCGCACGCCGTCCACCGCGCCGGAGCCAGGGTAGGTGAGCAGGCCGCGCCCGCGGGCGGCGGCGGACACGCGCTCTGCGATGCCCGGCTGCGGGAAGGCCTCGCCAGTGGCCGGATCGCCCAGGAGCACGCCCAGCAGCAGGCCGTGCCCGCGCACCTCCAGCACGTGCGGGTGCCGGGCCGTCAGCTCCCGCAGGCCGGCCATGAGCTGAGTGCCGCGTTCCCGCGCCGCCATCACCAACTTCTCGCGCTGCACGATGTCCAGCACGCTCAGGCCGGCGGCCACGCTGACCGGGTGCCCCGCGTACGTGAAGCCGTGCTTGAACGCGCCGCTGCCGTCCATGACGGTGGCGTACACCTCCGGGCTCGCCATCACGCCCGCCAGGGGCGCGTACCCGGCCGCGAGGCCCTTGCCGAGCACCACGATGTCCGGCGTGGTGTCCCCGCCCAGCCGCACGGCCAGCGGCGCGCCGCAGCGGCCCATGCCGCTCATCACCTCGTCCGCGATGAACAGCACGCCGTACTCGCGGCAGATCGCCGCGACCGCCGCGTGATACCCGGCGTTCGGCGCGAGCGCCGCGTCGGACGCACCCACCACCGGCTCGCAGATGAACGCCGAGACCGTGTCCGGCCCGGCCGCCTCCAGCAGCGCGCGCAGCCGTTCGGCGTCGTCCTGGCCGGACATCGTCGGGTCGGGTTTCGGCATCTTGGGCCATGCGTCCTCGCGCATCAGCGGCGCGTACAGGGCCCGCCGCGCGCCCATCCCCGACGCCGCCAGGGCGCCCAGCGACGCGCCGTGGTAGCTCGGCACCCGCGTGACCACCCTGAAGCGACCGGGCTCGCCGCGCTCAACGTGATATTGCCGGGCGAGCTTGATCGCGCTCTCGTTCGCCTCGGAGCCGCCGGCCACCGCCCACAGCCGGAAGTCCGGCAGGTCCAGGAACGTGGCGAGGCGCGACGCGTAGTCCTCCAGCACGTCGCTCGTGAACTGCGAGCCGTGCACGAAGGCCAGTCGGCGCGCCTGGGCGGCCATGGCGTCCGCCACCTCGGCCCGACCGTGGCCGACGTTCGCCACCAGCGCGCCGGAACTGCCATCCAGATAGCGCGTTCCGGCCGCGTCGTAGAGGAAGACGCCGTCGGCGCGGACGGCCTGCGGATAGGAGGTGCTGCTGCGGTAGAAGACGTTTGACATGGATGCCTTTCGGAGATCTGCCCTGCACGGAGAAGTGGGCCGGGCCTACCACGTGTCGCCACCCGACGGCGGCGGCCACAGCCCCAGCGCCTGCCGGATCACGACGACCTGACCCAGGTGGTACACGCCATGCCCGGCGAAGGAGGCGAGGGTCGCGGCCCACGGCTGCCCCTGCGGCGTGCTTCCGGACATGAACGCCGGGTCGCGCGCGAGGTCGCGCAGGCGGGCCTGGGCGGTCAGGAGGTCACGTCGGAGCGTGTCCCACGCGCCGGGCTCAGGCCAGCCGCCGGCCGCATGCTCGGGCCACGGGCGCGCGTCGCCGGCGGCGGCGTCCAGCAGCCACGCCTGCCAGAACTGCACGTGGGCGGCGACCTGCCCCACGGCGTGAGGCAGGCCGGCGGGCACGCGCAGGGCGTCCGCGGCGTCCAGTCCCTCCAGCGCGCGCTCCCACGACACGTTCGCCGGGCCGCCCAGGAACAGGTTCCCGACGGCGCGCTCGGCCGGCCCGCTCACCACGTATCGCCGCCGCCGGGCGGGGGCCACGCGCCCAGCGCCTGGCGCACCGTCACGACCTGCCCGAAGTGGTGCGCGGTGTGCAGCGCGAAGTCGGCCAGCAGTTCCCCGATGGTCTCCTCGTGGTTCACGGGGTTGGCCAGATCGGGCCGCGCGGCGTGCGTGTCCACGCGGGCCAGCAGCTCGTAGAACTCGTTGCGCACGCGGCCCCACTCGGCCGCGTCCACCTCGGGCCACGTGTCGGCGGCGCGTTTGGGGTACGGCTGCGCCTCGCCCATCTCGATGATGTCCAGCATCCAGCGGTTCCACCAGTTCACGTGCGCCACCAGTTCCGCCACCGAGTGCGGCAGGCCCGGCGGGCGGGTGGTGGCCACGTCGGCGTCCAGGCCGCTCAGGGACGCCTCCACGCCCACGAAGGCCTGTCCGCCCCGGAAGAGTTTGGGCAGCAGCCGGGCGAAGGCCAGCTGCGCGCGCGCGTTGCGGTCGTCGGTGGGGGAGGCGTCGCTCATGCGTGCAGTCTCGCACCGCCGCCGCGTAGGCTGCGGACATGATGAAGGCGGACGAAGTGCTGCGGATCGCTATGGCCCGCGACCTGGGCCTCCCGGTGCTGACGTGGGCGGAGGTGAACACGGTGGTCGGCGCGGCCCTCGGCGTGCGCGGCGTGATCTTCACGGAGGCGGACGTGGCCCCGGAGTTCTTCCGGCTGGGCAGCGGGCTGGCCGGCGAGGTCTTCCAGAAGTTCACGAATTACCGCGTGGCCGTCGCCCTGGTCGTGCCGGACCCCGCGGCCCACGGTGAGCGCTTCGAGGACCTCGTCCGCGAGCACCGCCGCCACCCCCTGATCCGCATC from Deinococcus metalli includes the following:
- a CDS encoding WecB/TagA/CpsF family glycosyltransferase; this encodes MTVPTLPPRLSLFDLPLDPVTLDHALDTLGGWMFRDARTPHTVVTLNPEFIVQCQSQPDFVAAIQAADLVTADGVGIVWAARQLLHQDVPRAPGYDLVKGLMERHRGDLKVFMLGSKPGVAELAAQNAVRDYGIQVAGTHHGYFDLPEDQRVAELVQGSGAHLLLTAMGARRQETFNQYWRQVMGVPVMIGCGGVLDVLAGSAQLAPDWTRRMGVEWIWRVAGDRKRWGRAPRLFQFTQMVQAEKRRPR
- a CDS encoding DinB family protein, encoding MSGPAERAVGNLFLGGPANVSWERALEGLDAADALRVPAGLPHAVGQVAAHVQFWQAWLLDAAAGDARPWPEHAAGGWPEPGAWDTLRRDLLTAQARLRDLARDPAFMSGSTPQGQPWAATLASFAGHGVYHLGQVVVIRQALGLWPPPSGGDTW
- a CDS encoding Crp/Fnr family transcriptional regulator, encoding MLPGAFGVLPADAQAQLQSAGRAGRWSRGGLLFHPEDAAETLFLLTRGAVRLYRLGSGAREVTLDVHGPGDLLGVGSLTPGARYGMYAEAMDDTEALLLGQDVLSRVRQSQPSVAVALGEQLTRQTRGVQERLSGLVFLEVSQRLALALLNLAEREGGWPPGGTLALRDRVSHQDLAHVVGSTRETITKLLGDFRTRGLLDIGYRRIVLTDKDGLTRAMQEPLR
- a CDS encoding DUF4180 domain-containing protein, with the protein product MMKADEVLRIAMARDLGLPVLTWAEVNTVVGAALGVRGVIFTEADVAPEFFRLGSGLAGEVFQKFTNYRVAVALVVPDPAAHGERFEDLVREHRRHPLIRIVQGEAEARAWLESLP
- a CDS encoding DinB family protein → MSDASPTDDRNARAQLAFARLLPKLFRGGQAFVGVEASLSGLDADVATTRPPGLPHSVAELVAHVNWWNRWMLDIIEMGEAQPYPKRAADTWPEVDAAEWGRVRNEFYELLARVDTHAARPDLANPVNHEETIGELLADFALHTAHHFGQVVTVRQALGAWPPPGGGDTW
- a CDS encoding aminotransferase family protein translates to MSNVFYRSSTSYPQAVRADGVFLYDAAGTRYLDGSSGALVANVGHGRAEVADAMAAQARRLAFVHGSQFTSDVLEDYASRLATFLDLPDFRLWAVAGGSEANESAIKLARQYHVERGEPGRFRVVTRVPSYHGASLGALAASGMGARRALYAPLMREDAWPKMPKPDPTMSGQDDAERLRALLEAAGPDTVSAFICEPVVGASDAALAPNAGYHAAVAAICREYGVLFIADEVMSGMGRCGAPLAVRLGGDTTPDIVVLGKGLAAGYAPLAGVMASPEVYATVMDGSGAFKHGFTYAGHPVSVAAGLSVLDIVQREKLVMAARERGTQLMAGLRELTARHPHVLEVRGHGLLLGVLLGDPATGEAFPQPGIAERVSAAARGRGLLTYPGSGAVDGVRGDHLLLGPPLSITSAEVAEMLELLDGALATVAK